One part of the Pandoraea faecigallinarum genome encodes these proteins:
- a CDS encoding Flp family type IVb pilin — MKLGNRFRLFARDERGVTALEYGILAAIVAVIIGGTVYTNLGTAFASVFGKIQSAITAVGA, encoded by the coding sequence ATGAAACTCGGTAATCGTTTTCGACTGTTCGCTCGCGACGAGCGTGGTGTCACGGCGCTCGAATACGGCATTCTCGCCGCCATCGTGGCAGTGATCATCGGCGGCACCGTCTATACGAACCTCGGAACCGCATTCGCGTCCGTGTTCGGGAAGATTCAATCCGCCATCACGGCCGTGGGCGCCTGA